Proteins co-encoded in one Theileria equi strain WA chromosome 3, complete sequence genomic window:
- a CDS encoding hypothetical protein (encoded by transcript BEWA_000420A), which yields MNSLKSSKAVDPLDNLYFREKNKSENKGASGSVDTSAYKCDVLTENLAYELRQLDASLDELFLTRCDLDSFQGIHKFRVRVSRRISSFSSILKTLARQCDAVSNSNQRVKLFTLYQFYNERLMRHKNNLSEWWSKNERHYHTLCLSSFVSNNSKLSEEEEPIDMSEEQVYEKDEIVTKKLKDTKNMMISQINQMDAAEISLLKSSDYITQQQAFLKVLKGKFNTATVLFNAIKRNTMKRYGIVRCCYFVFISSCSFIALRRFRAFKLARLVSFNLSH from the exons ATGAATTCGTTAAAATCCTCCAAAGCGGTGGATCCTCTGGACAATCTCTACTTTCGCGAGAAAAACAAGTCTGAAAACAAGGGCGCCTCTGGAAGTGTAGACACCAGTGCATATAAATGCGATGTTCTAACTGAAAACTTGGCATATGAGCTCAGACAGCTAGATGCTAGCCTCGATGAACTCTTTCTCACTCGCTGCGATCTCGACAGCTTTCAAGGGATACACAAG TTTCGTGTAAGGGTGTCCCGGAGAATTAGCAGTTTTTCCTCGATATTAAAAACGCTTGCACGTCAGTGCGATGCAGTCTCTAACAGCAATCAGAGAGTCAAGCTCTTTACGCTGTATCAGTTTTATAATGAAAGACTCATGAG GCATAAAAACAACTTGAGTGAGTGGTGGTCAAAGAATGAGAGGCACTACCACACCCTAtgtttatcatcatttgTTTCAAACAACTCAAAATT ATcggaagaagaggaacCAATTGACATGTCTGAAGAACAAGTGTAcgaaaaggatgaaatcGTAACAAAGAAGCTCAAGGATACCAAGAATATGATGATCTCGCAGATTAATCAGATGGATGCCGCAGAGATTTCACTCTTGAAGTCCTCTGATTATATCACACAACAACAAGCTTTTCTCAAAG TTTTAAAGGGTAAATTCAATACTGCCACAGTACTTTTCAATGCAATCAAAAGAAA CACTATGAAGAGATATGGAATTGTGCGTTGTTGTTACTTTGTTTTCATTTCATCTTGCTCATTCATCGCACTGCGGAGGTTTAGAGCATTTAAGCTGGCAAGACTGGTAAGTTTTAACCTTTCCCACTAA
- a CDS encoding hypothetical protein (encoded by transcript BEWA_000430A), whose protein sequence is MLHHIMHVLIFLLTVSSFCIDIALNLSDVYYYESQHIRIKKEECGAFKSYTHRAVTSESFGTRDQITYAGAVQEGLPEAYNDAKVYYFKHDMENNLPLLLVLGINRNLFFFKPTSIFIDGTEYEKSSQEGATSDGKEPSYLDYKDTNVDYGNVSILPSDSGKGRRPLDPDTRPKLYSHQSDSASRHLEEFKRRINASLLESLEPETLLHSHMWVRDESINSRNVMDKLARIACNVPGYPVVVDISAFSDYSIDGNPVGDIPWTVHVKRKTENGFEIYTHSMDGFLILSHIKCGDQILQVNGCSYYTKIEVHYPAEEFTEQTADHGLHVGRHCLPSIINFIRGVNPLYYVRIEDSLVQFKASERARLSSTVLSRLILDAQNYGVELFPKCSEAMEETCVRVSRIFKFDFGKYLKIGPYIVRTYDPETLEGAGAELTLIKNIYTPGMSQIRLFLKNGKKEMLSMKYDGKEYCYDKYSEYISENPLSGENILEILGSIAKFGKILPKKLSIPITKSRGIVFDVTRYKSYSSEITGNHVVTSTRYYGMFKIIVHKPEVVPFTVQGVQANAGIIKTLRFMREFECTHFEVFCTDEAQFVSIKCEERVYCMLKGALRWVIFRTNEISDAEASRMIRENSHGSAGVEPPDSPIRDDVFSTVTIKSAEYIKGERDPRIEERKATPWARPKGSDESGKDSAEISRGSEELYFRFSPDSVKKITLEDDSSEAKTPEQKQSTEAEVEEEGEEEDDKQIKDKTQ, encoded by the coding sequence ATGCTTCATCACATCATGCATGTTTTAATTTTCCTCCTGACAGTCTCCAGCTTCTGCATTGACATTGCGCTTAACCTCAGCGATGTCTACTACTACGAGTCTCAGCATATCCGCataaagaaggaagaatgtggCGCCTTCAAGTCCTACACTCATAGAGCTGTAACCTCTGAATCTTTTGGTACCAGAGACCAGATTACATACGCAGGAGCTGTTCAGGAAGGGCTGCCAGAGGCGTATAATGATGCCAAGGTCTACTACTTCAAACACGATATGGAGAATAATCTGCCGCTCCTTTTGGTACTAGGAATAAATAGaaaccttttcttcttcaaaCCCACAAGCATATTCATTGATGGAACTGAATACGAAAAATCGTCTCAGGAGGGAGCAACATCGGATGGAAAGGAGCCGAGTTATTTAGACTACAAGGATACAAATGTAGATTACGGTAATGTTAGTATACTACCGAGCGATAGCGGTAAGGGTCGTAGACCGCTGGATCCTGACACGAGACCAAAACTCTATTCACATCAAAGCGATAGTGCCAGTAGACATCTTGAAGAATTTAAAAGACGCATAAATGCTTCTCTCTTGGAATCACTGGAGCCTGAGACACTACTACATTCCCACATGTGGGTTAGGGACGAGTCAATAAACTCCAGAAATGTCATGGATAAACTGGCAAGGATAGCTTGCAATGTGCCAGGATACCCCGTTGTTGTGGATATTTCGGCATTTTCTGACTATTCCATTGATGGTAATCCTGTGGGTGACATTCCATGGACCGTGCATGTGAAGAGAAAAACTGAAAATGGGTTTGAAATTTATACTCACAGTATGGATGGATTCCTTATTTTATCTCATATAAAGTGTGGTGACCAAATTTTACAGGTTAATGGGTGCAGTTACTATACCAAAATTGAGGTACATTACCCCGCCGAAGAATTCACGGAACAGACTGCAGATCATGGCTTACATGTTGGAAGGCACTGTCTGCCCTCAATAATCAATTTTATAAGAGGAGTTAATCCCCTTTACTACGTACGGATTGAGGACTCGCTCGTTCAATTTAAAGCCAGTGAGAGAGCAAGGCTTAGTTCAACTGTTCTCTCCCGCCTCATCCTTGATGCACAAAACTATGGAGTTGAGCTATTCCCAAAGTGTTCAGAAGCAATGGAAGAAACATGCGTaagagtctctagaatatTCAAATTTGACTTTGGAAAATACCTCAAAATAGGTCCATACATTGTACGCACTTATGACCCTGAGACTTTGGAAGGTGCAGGTGCTGAATTAACTCTCATAAAAAATATCTATACACCTGGAATGAGCCAAATCAGACTCTTTctcaaaaatggaaaaaaagAAATGCTCTCCATGAAATATGATGGTAAGGAGTACTGCTACGACAAATACAGCGAATATATTTCTGAAAACCCATTATCAGGTGAGAATATCCTCGAAATTCTTGGGTCTATTGCTAAATTTGGTAAAATTCTGCCAAAAAAGTTGAGCATTCCCATAACAAAATCAAGGGGTATTGTATTCGATGTGACCCGTTACAAGAGCTACAGTAGTGAAATTACAGGAAACCACGTTGTAACATCCACTAGATATTATGGAATGTTTAAAATTATAGTTCATAAACCGGAAGTCGTTCCATTCACAGTTCAGGGTGTGCAAGCAAATGCTGGAATAATCAAAACGTTGAGGTTTATGAGGGAATTCGAATGCACGCATTTTGAAGTGTTCTGCACGGACGAAGCGCAATTTGTGAGTATAAAGTGTGAGGAAAGGGTCTATTGTATGCTCAAGGGAGCGTTACGATGGGTCATCTTTAGGACTAACGAAATAAGTGATGCTGAAGCAAGTAGAATGATCCGTGAGAATAGTCATGGATCCGCCGGAGTTGAACCCCCGGATTCACCAATCCGTGATGATGTGTTTTCAACGGTTACAATAAAGTCTGCCGAATACATAAAGGGTGAAAGAGACCCAAGGATCGAAGAACGAAAAGCCACGCCTTGGGCTAGACCAAAGGGGAGTGATGAAAGCGGCAAAGATTCAGCAGAGATTAGCAGAGGATCTGAGGAGTTATACTTTCGCTTCAGTCCGGATTCAGTAAAGAAAATAACCCTAGAAGATGATTCTAGTGAAGCTAAAACTCCAGAGCAAAAGCAGTCCACAGAAGCTGAGGTGGAAGAGGAAGGcgaagaagaggatgatAAACAGATCAAGGATAAAACACAGTAG
- a CDS encoding hypothetical protein (encoded by transcript BEWA_000440A), which yields MLQFLPQDSRESEWFESTNKDGTQWAPVTGNTGGFYVSDLPTEKLDEVACSIGIGVIADLTRDKHPTGNSYCCGKKHDGQKVSVSVGSGSVASKIPYFRRHIGGGTTLSGIKYYYNGNRRSITGSELSFPIYGPVSVYTFYCTGKDPKLICIKYEDRKVNKWFKQRNSNTWEEVFGISKDPENIKDCKDDDFRQLVDALGCGIYSTCSDSSAPTPSLSSSQKVTGAAGPKGPVGPAGNNSEVGQDGARGPEGPPGPGGGGEEGIPDLTGPGEEPATPLSPDQPQPVIGLPIATILTGVGTYGGAFAGAGGLTGFGWWMFKR from the coding sequence ATGCTCCAGTTTCTACCGCAGGATAGCAGAGAGTCAGAATGGTTTGAGAGTACAAACAAAGATGGCACTCAATGGGCACCAGTTACTGGGAATACTGGTGGTTTCTATGTTAGTGATCTGCCTACCGAGAAACTAGATGAGGTAGCATGTTCCATTGGTATAGGTGTTATCGCTGATCTAACTCGTGATAAGCATCCGACTGGAAATTCGTACTGTTGTGGTAAGAAACATGATGGGCAAAAAGTCTCTGTTAGTGTTGGTTCTGGATCAGTTGCATCTAAAATTCCATATTTCAGGCGTCATATTGGTGGTGGAACTACACTTTCTGGTATTAAGTATTATTATAATGGTAATAGGAGGAGTATAACAGGTTCAGAGTTAAGCTTTCCCATATATGGTCCAGTTAGTGTTTATACCTTCTATTGTACAGGGAAGGACCCCAAGCTGATCTgtataaaatatgaagaCCGTAAGGTTAATAAGTGGTTCAAGCAAAGAAATAGTAACACATGGGAAGAAGTTTTTGGTATTTCAAAGGACCCAGAGAACATTAAAGACTGTAAGGATGACGACTTTAGACAACTTGTGGATGCACTAGGTTGTGGAATCTATTCAACATGTTCTGACTCTTCTGCTCCTACTCCTTCTCTATCCTCATCTCAAAAAGTTACTGGTGCTGCTGGACCTAAAGGTCCTGTAGGACCTGCTGGTAATAATAGTGAAGTTGGTCAAGATGGTGCTAGAGGACCTGAAGGACCTCCTGGTCCAGGAGGAGGTGGTGAAGAAGGTATTCCTGATCTTACTGGACCTGGTGAAGAACCTGCTACTCCTCTTTCTCCTGATCAACCTCAACCTGTTATTGGTCTTCCTATTGCTACTATTCTCACTGGTGTTGGCACATATGGTGGCGCTtttgccggagctggtggtcttactggatttggttgGTGGATGTTTAAACGCTAG
- a CDS encoding hypothetical protein (encoded by transcript BEWA_000450A), with the protein MRRNGKVLTLDFSKRPEEDDWECLSTCSNIPGIEATKDKNKLVNSFTKYHYKHNSGNTFTLITSLGGGHNLRGRGGNILEVTVYYWNSGDHTPILLGIKDKTGKTKYYSYTTTSFRGTKQSNWSPSGNNDNNSLEYLLDWRNCSFHAAIPFDIQNPADPSKLYTDKKVPPCMNNYRNIRESDSQSPKLTILGYDVKEYTVHNNDKNPPGKFIGTKISRVT; encoded by the coding sequence atgagaaGGAACGGGAAGGTCCTAACATTAGACTTTTCCAAAAGAccagaggaagatgacTGGGAATGTCTATCTACTTGTAGTAACATACCCGGTATAGAGGCTACAAAGGATAAAAACAAGCTGGTGAAtagttttacaaaataccaTTATAAACATAATAGTGGAAATACATTTACTCTAATTACTAGTCTAGGTGGTGGACATAATTTAAGAGGACGTGGAGGGAATATCCTGGAGGTAACAGTTTACTATTGGAACAGCGGTGATCATACTCCAATCTTGCTTGGAATTAAAGATAAAACTGGTAAGACTAAATACTATTCCTACACTACAACTAGTTTTAGAGGAACAAAACAGAGTAACTGGTCACCTTCTGGTAATAATGACAATAATTCACTTGAATACCTACTAGATTGGAGAAACTGTAGTTTCCATGCTGCCATCCCCTTTGACATACAGAATCCCGCTGACCCATCTAAGCTTTATACTGATAAAAAAGTACCTCCATGTATGAATAATTATAGAAATATCAGAGAATCTGATTCTCAGTCTCCAAAACTTACTATTCTCGGATATGATGTTAAGGAATACACCGTCCAcaataatgataaaaatcCTCCTGGCAAGTTTATCGGTACAAAGATCTCCAGAGTAACCTAA
- a CDS encoding hypothetical protein (encoded by transcript BEWA_000460A) — protein MESRQNIAKSEMKTTRGIESDFYGSDIHRQFNMLGEYLGRYEKVINDEHATTPCNPTTEPEESPFASTEGSFSDESVESLINEVEDFISKEEDSSAEEQEDTNTLLEKLQIAQDTIKELQMENEKASEDYFKMEQIMKQTYYEDLRRIKGELDEQKVSSLILVRW, from the exons ATGGAAAGTAGacaaaatatcgcaaaatcAGAAATGAAGACTACCAGAGGTATAGAGAGTGACTTTTACGGCTCAGACATACATCGCCAGTTCAACATGCTCGGAGAATACCTTGGAAGGTACGAAAAG GTTATAAACGACGAGCATGCAACAACTCCTTGTAATCCTACGACA GAGCCAGAAGAGTCACCTTTTGCGAGCACAGAGGGGTCATTTAGCGATGAATCTGTGGAATCTTTGATTAATGAAGTCGAAGACTTTATttcaaaggaagaagatagtTCGGCAGAAGAACAAGAGGACACCAACACTCTGCTTGAAAAACTTCAGATTGCACAAGATACCATAAAGGAGCTTcagatggagaatgaaaaggCAAGCGAAGATTATTTCAAAATGGAACAAATTATGAAACAAACCTATTACGAAGATCTCCGGAGGATTAAAGGTGAGCTCGATGAGCAAAAGGTTAGTAGTTTGATTCTAGTTAGATGGTAA